From Myxococcota bacterium, one genomic window encodes:
- a CDS encoding TetR family transcriptional regulator codes for MAERSAEAPVTGRRRLSRQRVLETALDVVRQEGADRLSLRAVSQRLGVTPMALYNHFENKNDLLAGVLDLLVREAAAFDHDVPRDDWRAWTKESFLGMYASLRDHPGLVALTVGLDELTPATREASGLALTVLRDAGFSAEDAVRLFATLSRFVLGSVMLPMLRVSPPEVVPQSPDDSVRAGIETIIDGFAFSSLVEARLGRSTQPSLDSPRV; via the coding sequence ATGGCAGAGCGCAGCGCAGAGGCACCCGTGACCGGGCGCCGACGGTTGTCCCGCCAGCGGGTGCTCGAGACGGCCCTCGACGTCGTGCGCCAGGAAGGCGCCGACCGCCTTTCCCTTCGCGCGGTCAGCCAACGCCTGGGCGTCACTCCGATGGCGCTCTACAACCACTTCGAGAACAAGAACGACCTCCTTGCCGGCGTCCTCGACCTGCTGGTGCGCGAGGCCGCGGCCTTCGACCACGACGTCCCGCGCGACGACTGGCGTGCCTGGACGAAGGAGTCGTTCCTCGGGATGTACGCCTCCCTGCGCGACCATCCCGGTCTCGTCGCACTCACCGTCGGGCTCGACGAGCTGACGCCGGCAACGCGGGAGGCGAGCGGTCTCGCGCTCACGGTTCTCCGCGACGCCGGGTTCTCGGCGGAGGACGCGGTGCGACTGTTCGCCACGCTGAGCCGATTCGTTCTGGGGTCCGTGATGCTGCCGATGCTCCGGGTATCGCCTCCCGAAGTCGTTCCGCAATCCCCTGATGACAGCGTTCGCGCAGGAATCGAAACCATCATCGATGGATTCGCGTTCTCGTCGCTCGTCGAAGCCAGGCTGGGTCGTTCGACGCAGCCTTCCCTCGACTCACCTCGCGTGTAG